TATTGCTAAGATGAGAAGTCTGGGGGTGGGAACTATTACGGAGCATCTGATTGATTGGTATTCAAGAGGCGGGAAATTTAGGATAGAAGAACATATTGATGCCGGCGATGAAGAGAAAATAATATCGGCCATAAAAAAAGTCGGAAGCAGTGAAAGGGTAGGTCCGATAAAAAATATTCTTCCGGAAGATGTTAGCTATGAAAAAATCCGCTTGGTGATTGCGAAGATGAAAAGAAATAAGGTGGATTAAAAAATTATTTCAGCTTCAAATTTGCGTCGGTGTCTAAATTTTTCCAGTTTTGGAGAGCTTTTTCTTTTTGCGCGGCTGTCATTTTATTCCATCGGAAGCAGGCGGCGGTAGCGATCATAGCGGCGTTGTCGCCGGTATATTCGATAGTCGGCAGCCGATAGATTGCAACGGGTAAATTATTTTCTATGGCTTCGCCTAGCTGTCTTCTTAGTTCTTGGTTGGCAGCGACTCCGCCGGCTAGCAGAATGGTTTTCGGGTTATATTCCTTGGCGGCTTTAATAGTTTTGGAAACTAGGACGTCAATGGAGGCTTGCTGAAATTCGCGGCACATCTCAGTGATGTAATTTTTATTCCCAATGAGTTCGGGATGTTTTTTTGTTTCATACAAAACTGCAGTTTTGAGCCCGGAGAAAGAAAAATCAAAAGTATTTCTATTTAGCATCGGCCTTGGCAAGTGAATCATGAATTTTGAATCATGAATCATGGAATTGTTTTTATTTTTTTTACTTAAGTCATAATTCATAATTCTTGATTCTGCGATTGCCGCTTTTTTAGCAATGGCTGGGCCACCCGGGTATCCAATATTCAAAATCCTGGCTACTTTGTCGAAAGCTTCACCGGCCGCATCATCCAAGGTCTGTCCGATAATTTCATATTGCAAATGATTGTTCATTAAAACCAATTGAGTATGGCCTCCGGAAACCACTAAGCATAAAACAGGAAAATCAATTTCTTTTTTGCTGGAAATTTCGCGGATCATATTTGCATAAATATGTCCTTCAATGTGATGAATTCCGATGAGGGGTTTCTCCCAAACATAGGAAAGAGTTTTGGCGACATTCGTTCCAATGAGCAGTGCAGGAATCAGTCCGGGACCGTTGGTGACAGCAATTAAGTCTAAATCAGTGGGCAAGATGCCAGCCTCTTTGAGCGCCATTTTCAGGACCGGAATTATGTTTTTGAGGTGTTCGCGCGCGGCCAGATTAGGAACGACCCCGCCCCATTTAGCATGGAGCTTAACTTGTGAAGAAACGATATTGGAAAGGATATTAATTTCTCCATTCTTACACTCAACTATTGATGATGCAGTTTCGTCGCATGATGTTTCGATTCCTAGCACTTTCATTGCTTTTTTGATTAATTAATGATATATATTGATAATAAGCCTTAGATTGAAAAAATCAATGGTCAATGAAAAAAAAGGCTTAAAAATAAGGTCTCGCGCCATAAATTTGGCGAAAGTAAAAAAAATGAGCGATAGCGAGCTTATCATCCTTTTGAAATGCAAAAATCCAATAGTGCATAACGAATTGGTTAACCGATACCAGAAAAAGCTTTTTATTTATCTCTATCGTTTTATTGGGAACAAAGAAGAGACTGAAGATCTTCTCCAAAATGTATTTTTGAAAGTTTACAAATACTGTGAAAATTTTGACACTGAAAGAAAATTTTCTTCCTGGATTTATCGAATTGCCCATAATGAGGCAGTTAATTGTATTAAGAGAAAAAGTATCAAGAAGTTTATTTCATTGGAAGATTTTGTTTCCAGCAAGGACAGAATAGAAACCAAATCCGATGCCAAATCTCCAATGGAAGTTTGGATAAGCAAGGAGCTTCGCAATGAGATGAAAGATGCGCTCAAAAAGTTGCCGGAAAAATACAAAGAGGTTTTGGAAATGAGATATTTTCAGGAAAAATCATATGAAGAAATAAGCAAAGCGCTTAAAAAACCGGTAAATACAATCGGAACACTTATCAACAGAGCAAAAGGAAAATTAGAAAGCGTTGTCGGCCTTTCCAGAGAAAAAAGAGAGAAGAATAAAAGAAAATGAACATATTCCCCATAAAAACCAGAATTTTTAAAGCTAAAGAATCTTTGGCTGATTTTATCACCTCAGAAATTCCCACGCTGAAAAACAGGAGCATCCTAGTAGTCACTTCAAAAATAT
The sequence above is a segment of the Parcubacteria group bacterium genome. Coding sequences within it:
- a CDS encoding RNA polymerase sigma factor, which translates into the protein MVNEKKGLKIRSRAINLAKVKKMSDSELIILLKCKNPIVHNELVNRYQKKLFIYLYRFIGNKEETEDLLQNVFLKVYKYCENFDTERKFSSWIYRIAHNEAVNCIKRKSIKKFISLEDFVSSKDRIETKSDAKSPMEVWISKELRNEMKDALKKLPEKYKEVLEMRYFQEKSYEEISKALKKPVNTIGTLINRAKGKLESVVGLSREKREKNKRK
- the tsaD gene encoding tRNA (adenosine(37)-N6)-threonylcarbamoyltransferase complex transferase subunit TsaD, coding for MKVLGIETSCDETASSIVECKNGEINILSNIVSSQVKLHAKWGGVVPNLAAREHLKNIIPVLKMALKEAGILPTDLDLIAVTNGPGLIPALLIGTNVAKTLSYVWEKPLIGIHHIEGHIYANMIREISSKKEIDFPVLCLVVSGGHTQLVLMNNHLQYEIIGQTLDDAAGEAFDKVARILNIGYPGGPAIAKKAAIAESRIMNYDLSKKNKNNSMIHDSKFMIHLPRPMLNRNTFDFSFSGLKTAVLYETKKHPELIGNKNYITEMCREFQQASIDVLVSKTIKAAKEYNPKTILLAGGVAANQELRRQLGEAIENNLPVAIYRLPTIEYTGDNAAMIATAACFRWNKMTAAQKEKALQNWKNLDTDANLKLK